The Hordeum vulgare subsp. vulgare chromosome 4H, MorexV3_pseudomolecules_assembly, whole genome shotgun sequence genomic interval ACCAAAACATACACGTGCTATGATCAGAGAATACTATTCAATGCATGTATAGTCCATATTCACTTCAATGaaaatgccactagggaaaatcaACGGAAGAGACAACCAAGCAGCAAACTACTAAAATTCATCTGAATGTCAATGTCGCAGATTCCGTACTGAAAGGGTGAGTTGCTACATAAATAACAAAGTGCTCTAGAACTACTATTGCATACATACAAGTATAACACAAGTTTGAACCTCAGCAGTCTGCAAATTGGTATGAGACAGCTTATAATCATATAAAATAAGCTATGGACCTAACCACACCATTTTCTGAGGGAATAAAGGTTAACTGAATTCTAAGATAGAACAATAAGATAAAGAGTACAAGGAAATAAAGAGACATCATGAACTTGCAAATTATAAAAGCGCAAGAAGAACATTAAGAAAATAGTGGCGTAGAATTAGACCAAACCTGATATTTTGCTTCTATAATTTGCTTTGCAAGGTCATAAAGGGATCCAAGAAGTTCATCTCTCCGTTCACAGTATTCTTGGGCTAGCACACCATGGTCCTCCCCACGTTCAAATTTGGCAGTTAATAGACCAATATATCCCTCCAGTAGCATATCTGTGAGTCCTTCCAGCTGAGACCATAGATTAGATTTCATTGGCATGCCTGCAGATCCTGATTCTCTCAAAAGCTCCATCACAGATGATGCCAGACTCCAAATTCCAGACCGCACTACAGGCTGACTGTTCCATGTTGTCAGTCCTTCAGGAGAAGGATACCAGTCCTTGTACTCTGCTCTGTAGTGCAATGCTGCCTGAACTAAGGTCACACAAGCATTTGATAACTCAAGTGCACGTTGCATCTGAACAGATGGGTGTTCTTCTCCGGTTATAATATACCGAAGTTGATGCGACAAACAATAAAATAGATCCTCTATATCAGAAACTCTACTGTAGAAAACTTCAGCATTGTCACGGTCCATTAATAGAACAGTGTTCCGTCGAGCTTTCTCACCGACCAGCTGAATGAGATTCCACAGTGCACCAGCAGTTGGGGTTTTAGACTGAGGTGATAAACGTGTGCTTGAACTCTGCTGGCTAAGCGCATTTTGTAATTCTCTCAGATGGATCATTCCAGAGAGTTTTTCTCCATGTTCCATGACACTTAGCATTGCAGCTCCTATGGAATAAAAGCATAATGAAAATTACTCGGTCAGAAAATGAACTCATAGCACAGTATCAGTTACCCATATGTCTACAAATCGATATTGTGGTCTCTAGGTCCTATCACATTGTTACAATTACAAATTTAATGATTTCAAGAGAAGGGGGAGGGGTGTTCAAAGACAAATGCCTAATGATGAACAGATACTATAGCGTACACAAGATACCATAATAGAAAGATCGCATCAGTTTTGAAACAATGTGTAATATAGATAGCAGGCAGGCAAGAACAATTAGTAACATAACCAATGGGCCTGTTCGATTATTTGTAACAGGGATAATACAGGtccaaaataaaaaagataataATGGCAAGAGAAGATCCATACTTTGTTTTGAAGAGAGTTCTTCATGGCACTTGGACAAGACAAGAAATTGAAGGAATTTCTCGTGTTTTTGACGTTTCTCAGCAAGGGATGAAACAATTGTTGAAGCAAGAAATTCAGCTTCTCTAGTTGTTGTCCAGTGCTTAGATAATGTGTTTACGATAGATTTGCTTACTCGAACAAACACATTCATCTCACCCTCTTTCTCAAATGCCCCTGCTACTCTAAGCTTTTGAAGTGCCTCATGAACAGCACCAGACAAAATAAAATCATGAAACAGCCGATTAAGTAACATCTCAGCCTCTTCATCAACCACAGCCTGCTGAGCTACGCCAGTTAATGTTGGTCTTTGCCTGTCTCCAGCACTCCAAGCCTCAGAGCTAACTCTTCTGGGAACAATACTGGCACTGAATGCCTGACTTCTCCTTTTCTCTTCAGCGACCGCTTCATTACAGCTACCTTTTCGTGATAAGCTGCGTTCTGGAGGCTCAACCCCACCAACTAATACAGCCTTTTCAGGTATTGCCCAGATGCCTGCCTTTTCTGTCAGAACAACCCAAGCTCCTTCATCTCTGTCCTCAGAAGATGGGATAATGGAAGCATCAAAAACCTTTCCAGCATCCCAAGGCAGATCAAATTGATACAGTCGGGTAGAGCCCCTCCAATAGATGGCCACCGTTGCTTTTCCATCACCTGATAAGATGATCACTGAGCCAGAAGGCTTGCCGCCAGTTTTTAGCCTCATAGAGAACAAAACTTCTTCATCTTCCACTCGAGCTTTCGGGATTATTACCTGAGCAGGAGCTTTTTTCTCCAAAAACCTTTCACATTTAACCACGTTGTTTTCGGATGGAAATTTTTGGTTTGATTTGTACAGCATTGTCAGAAGTGAATACTGAGTGTAGTTTGACCCACTCACCCGATCTTTGCAGAAGGTAGCAACAAGAATATTAAATTCCTTCCCACGCTCATCTATCTGCATGTCCAAAAGCCAAATGTTCTTTTGACCAGCTATGTCCTTTTTTATGCCCAACTCACCATCACTACCAACAATTTCCTGAGACCCTAATATTTTTACATTGATGCCATGCAAGAGTGAGATGCCCCAACATTGTATCCCATGGCTGGTCAACAAAAAGAACTTCCATTCAGCAGCCTCGGATGATTCATTACTTGGTAGCCAAACCAAGGATCTTCCACCATTATTTTTCTGAGAATGATCAGTACCATTATCTTCTAATGTATCATGATGGACTTTTCTTCGGTGAATACCCAGTGGTgaacactgaaacaaccataaagcACCTGTTGGCTCAGAAGCAACCGCAATACATTCATGAGCGGCTCCTGGAACGGAAGCTGCAATTAGCGAGTTAAACCTGTAACATCCAGATATGGCATCACTTGCAGACGTGCCAGTCTGGCCAAATAAACTAAGAACTGGACCCTTGCTACTACTTTCATCATAGATATCAGGCCAATACGCAATAGCTTGTGTTCTTCCGTTGCACAGGATGACACCAGTCGAACTTCTTCGGTGCAACATATCTCCACTGTTCCTTGTTGATGGACCACTACTATGCCATCTCATGATGCAAACCGTCCACTGGTTACCAGAGAGGGGTTTTCCGTCTTTGTCTCCCACAAGCGAAGACGGGATCTCAAGTGCAAGACAATCTTTTGCAACAGCAGCCAAGTAGCTCCAGACAAAAAGCTCATTTCCACATATCATCCATGCAAGGGATGTTTCTTTGTCAATGCCGCCTACAAGCATACTCTTGCCTACAAGAGATACATAAACGGCATCTACAGTTCAGTATGGTAGAAGCAAACTAGTAGCGAAAGAAAAATTGTGCAGGGACCCAATAGAAACCAGTTACCTGCAAAATTCTTCTGCAGAAGGTTGGCTTGTGCATTCCTCACAACTTGGGGAAACTCTGCTACGTGCACTGGTTGGATCTGGCCAGAATCGCCAGCCCTGTCTGTCTGCTTTGATGTCGAAATCCTGAAAAATTTCAGAGAAAAACATAATTTAGAAACATCAGAGATCAGCGAACTGTGTCAAACTGTAGCCCGCTAGCCTAATACAGTGacgatggcaaaggggttcctggcTTCCTGCGCATCGCTTCCGGTGCTTCAACTGGATACAAGCATACGGTGAAATGCGGCGATTCTGGTGAAATCGAAGACAGGTGAGCCGGAATGGTCACCtggcaaggagggaggaggaggtccatGGGGCCGGGGTGCCAGTGGCGGGGCGGTCGGAGAGGGCGAATCCACCGGGCGAAGGGGAGTGGACGGGAGCAGGAGGAGGGGGTGAAGGGgtcgcctcctccttctccctgcggTGGAGGTGGGGCTTCCTGATCGCCGGCGAGAACATCTTTGGCGGCGGACGAGCTGTGCTGCAGCCACCTCAAGCTCTCCGACTAGCCGGCCTTTTTTCGGCGCTCCCTCCGGTGGGCTAGGGTTTTACTAGTGTTTTGAGTTTCTTCCTTTTCCTCTCTTCTTTGCGTTTTGCCCCTCCTTAGAGACAGAAATACGGATACGTAACTTGGAGCTCAGGATCTCTTTGTAATACACGATTTTAGAAACAGGGAAATGAAAAAAGTTAGGGGAACGCTACGCGTCCGTCGGATGATTTTAAAAATTATCCGTCACCTAGCTAGCTGTCGGATTCCGATCTAACGTCCCGCATCGCCGTCGCATGGTCAGTAGTTATTTCCTGAAATGACGCTCGAGTTgcggaaactttcgctttgttgcaagaaataaactttggattcgttaattcctgaaacaacgtcgagtttcagaaacaatttgcttgttgtagattttattttcttcgtctttctgtaacataggtatttttacaaagaattttttgcaacaacggtcgagtttcaggaatttttgcaacGAAAGTCACGTTGCAGCCGGGATCCATGCTCAACGGAGAGTCGGGCGCGCGAGCAGGGACGCATCTCCAGCGAGGCAAAGAAGCTCCCCGTCGGCGGGGGGTCGCCGGCGTCCGCGCCGCACACCTCCCCGTTCGCCGcgcgaggtggggatccggcgatccggcgaggggctggatctcgtcggcgaggtggggatccggcgagCTGGCGAGGactgacggcggcggcggttcggcgGACTCCGGCAGGCTCGTCCCCGGTAGCAGAGGAGCCACGACGTGGAACCTGGAGTGCTCCAGCTTCAGCCCCCGTTCCTGAAACAACGCTCCAGTTTCTGAAACAACGAGCCAGTTTCGAGAAATGATTCATGATCGAGGCGAGATCCAACGGACGAGCGGGCGGTGGATGGATCAACCAGATCAGCCGGTGGAATGTAATTTTTCCCAAAAAGTTACTTCCTGCTGTATGATACTCCTGACTCTTCCTGCGATCCAAATGCACTATATAAattttaatttaatttaattttttATTTATATATAAACATCTAATATGAATAATCATAACTTAATTTCAATTTTGAAGTTGCTTGCCACCCATGCCATCTGATAAAAAGTTATTTCTTAGCGATACATGAGAGGTGCATGTGTATTCATTAGGGATCATCAAAACAAGACATAATACCACTTGAAAGAAGGCAATCCACAACTGTTAAGACAACCAAACCCGGCATAGGATAGAGCAAGGATACTACACGAGGCGTTAAAGTAAGAAATATCCACTCGGCACTCGCACACCATGAACCTTAGTCAAACTATAACACGACCTACCACGACGACCGTGAGTGGAATACAAACACCACATGAGCAAACCTCTTGTCTGTTCCGCAACTTTTATCGATGAGTCCGATCCAAGGTTGTAAAATGGAGCAACACACAATCACGCAAGAGgtagaagaacacatgaagtaGAGAGGAAAATgctattttttttaatattgcatttttttattctttttaaaAAATAATGCACCGAATTCAAAAATTTCAAAAGTATACCTGCCTCGGCCACCCTGTAGCCGACTGGAGGCTGTCGGCGTTGCTGCGGCCGACAGGAGACTGTCGGCCTCGCCAAAGCCGACACAGGGCTCTCGGACACGTTGAAGCCGATTAGTGGCCGGCCACTGCCACTCGGCCTTGGGGAAGCCGATAGGGCATTCGGCCTAGCCGTGGCCAAGTAGTGGCCACGAGCCAGCCCCAGCCCCTTCCCCCCCTCTCTCTTTGTTATTCCTTCCTTGTCCTTTCTCTATTTCTTATCTCCCTCCTTCTCCCATTCTACCTTATCTCCtttctctatttcttctccttatttctcCCCGCACACAAAAAATATTCCATTTCCACGTTTATGTAACTTTGGTTTGTTGCATGTGCATTCGCACGTTGGCCACAATTCATTTTCAATTTTCACCTCGTGTGTTCTCATCTCATTTGCACATCCGAATTTGTTGTTAGCTAAGCGAACCTCGAACCTTCGCTCTAGATTTCCAATGGCGACAACACTGTGTGATCGGgctttcttcatcttttcatccatgtacttcataaccCTTTCACGGTAACGTGTGCTCGGATTGTTTGTCATATGCTCCGTAGCAATTTGACGTCTTTCCCTGAAATACTTCACTGTGCCATAGAAAATGCCCTCAACGATCGCTGTAAGGGGCAAAGCTCTGTTTCCTCTTAGGACAAAATTATATGTTTCAGCCAGGTTGGTAGTCATGACACCGTACCTGGCTCTATGTGTGTCATGCAAGAGAGACCACCTCTCCAATGGCTCATGCTCTATCCACTGATTGAAGGTTTTAATCGTCCTCGCTAGCCTTCTCCTTGTACCAGGAGGGTCAAATCCTGGCAAGTCACAAAGcccaaccggctcttcctccacgGTAGCAGCTCCAGTTGCTAATTGTGCAGCTACTGCTTCAACATGTGCCCTGACAGCAGCATCTCTTGCAGCTCTCCTGTCCCTAACATGTCTCTGTGTGCAAACATTTAGTCTGTTACGTATGAGCTCATATTTCCATTATTGGTTCTGCTTGCAGAGTTTCTTGAATAGATTCATGAGGTTCTTATTTCTAAACTGTGAGAAGAAATTTTCCCCTAGATGGCGCATGCACCAACGACTCTGAATGTCCTGCCAAGGAGTTTGTTCACCGGGAGCAGGGTTTGACAATGTCTTGATCGCGCTGAGTATACCTGCATGCCTATCATGAAGGATGCACACATTCTTCTTATCTTGCACAACAACTATATTCAACTGCCAGAAGAACCATGTCCAATTATCGATGTTCTCActctccacaaaagcaaatgcaagtggGACGACTTGATTTTGCCCATCTTGACCTATGGCTGTGAGGATCTGACCCGTGTACTTGCCAGTGAGAAATGTGCCATCAACACATATTACCGGTCGACAATGTCTGAAAGCTTCAATGCAGGCACCGAAAGAGAAGAACATCCGATGCAACACCCTAACCGTTGGGAACTCTGGCAGGTACaactcttggatgtcaacatacgTGCCAGGATTCCGATTCTGCAGTGTCTGCACGAGCCGAACAACAGAGTCATATGCATCAAAATATGAACCAAATCTGGTCTCCAGTGCCTTctgcttagccctccaagccttgCCATATGATATGTTGTACTTTAACCTCACGAAGACTTTTTTCTAGATAGCCTTCACTTCCATTGCCTTGCACTCCACAATCTCGCTGTAAAGCAAGCGAGCTATCACAGTGGAAGTAAGGTTGGGATGATCTTGAGGGATGCATGGAATAACACAATTATGACTAACTAAGTCACTTATGACCCAGCTTGTGTCGTACTTAGGGAGATATCCATGCACCCTTGCTGGACAACCCTGGTTTCTACAAACCATTGTCAACTTATCCGGACAGGAAACTTGAGCTACAAATACCCTTTGAGTGGACATTGCCCAATTAAGGATGGCATCCTTCAGAGCTTGTTTGTTCGGGTAGAGGGCACCTGTCGCAATGTTGTTGTGGTGATACTGCCAGGCAGAATAATGACCGTCGTTCACCAACATTGCAGATGAGAAGTCCTGATTCCATGATGCAGGAATAGGCACTTCATGTGCGCGCTCTTCTCCATCTGATTCAGTGGATTCATCGGAAATATCACCCGCTATATATTCTTCATGCATCTCGTTTTGCATGTGCCCATCTATCTCGTTGGCATCCGCCTCACCGCTGAGATAATCATCTGCATCTCCCCCTTCGGCCTGACTACTCTGGCCTGCTTCGTACAAATCATCTCCAACATGGGACGCATGAATTGACTGTGAATCATGTATCCCTACACTGCTCTCACCATATTCAGAGCTACGTTCCACTTCAGGTTCAGTAACCGGCTTTAGCACGGGGAGAAGTAAGGCCACAGGATGACATCCCCTACGCTCGCAAGATTGtaacaagcgcacccactggtcatcccgctctatatgcttcaaataCCAGAAAATATTACCAGTGGATcgggtccataatgcatgaacaccgaCGGTGTGTGTTTCGGTATTGAACCCTAAACATCGCGCAAGCCATTCTGTCAACTGACTAACAGACCATGTTTTAGGGGAAGACACCTGCACCTCTATGTACTGAAATTCACTAAGATCAGCTCCCATCTCATTTGTTTGAACGGTACCACGACCATAGTGCAAACATAACGTCACTAAATCAGACATCTCTGCTGACCTAACATATTATTTAAcaaggaaaaaaattagaagaacgACAAACCGAAATACATTTTCCAAATCTATCGgagaacctaaaaatatttaaactacttcatttactaaactaaatttatactaatctaccggagcacctaaaactagttaaaTAACTAAATTTATAttaatctaccggagcacctaaaactagttaaacaactaaatttatactaatctactgGAGCACCTACAAccagttaaacaactaaatttatactaatctaccggagcacctaaaactatttaaacaacaaaaatattttacccttgaagcgtgcGCAGAAACGATGAACGACGAACGACTCTTGACGAACACCGAGATTAATcccacaccaccacctccaactccaccaaaacaaccaacttcacccacaccaccaccaccaccaccaccaccactacaacttccgcctcaacctccaccaccaccaccaaaaatagCTTCAAAACAAGCACCACAAACTACCCCATCGCGAGTTAGACGGATAGTTCGGATGCCCTCCTCCTTACACAACAAATGTACGGTTCAAAAAGTGGAAATGGAAGATTTTTTGTGTGGGGGGAGAAGgtaggaggagaaagagagaaaggagataaggtagaatgggagaagggagaaggaagaaagaggaaggaggaagaaaggaggaCGGAGGAAGAGAGGGGGAAGGGCTGCCTCGGCTGGCTGGCCACTAGTCGGCCTCCCCCAGGCCGATAGCCTTATCGGCTACGCCAGGGCCGACAGGCAGAGCCGACTGGGCTATCGACGTGGCATGGCCACTAGTCGACCGCCACATGGCCGAGAGCCACTAATCGGCCGGGCCTAGGCCGACTAGCCTCCTGTCGGCCACGCCGACGCCGACAGCCTCCTGTCGGTCACGCCAGGGCCGAGGCAGGCctacttttgaaaatattcaaatcagtgcattatttttcaaaaagaataaaaaaaatacaatattaaaaaaaatagcGAGGAAAATATGATGATCTCTCTTACAATgattgttcctcctctctttataTAGGGGTAGGGGATCAAGGGATAAGTACTCACTTAACGAAAAGAGGGGAAACGAGAGGGGTTGGCTTCGTGCCTCGCACGAAAGCCGTCGTCGCCCCATCGCTTCAGGGTCCGGTTTCCCAACACCCCCTTGGGTAATTATCCGTATATCCATGTCCCAAAACTCCaaaaaaacagtgaaaaaatttaTGGAAAAAAGAACGCATAGTATACGTTGTTGTAGTACACGAATTGCCTCGTCAAAAACCTTAGGTGAGAAACCTCACGAAAACTcactcaagggaaaaagagtataatCCACTCAACCATCAGGTTGAGTACTCAATCATCGGGATCGAGATTTTAGCGATG includes:
- the LOC123449261 gene encoding nuclear pore complex protein NUP133 gives rise to the protein MFSPAIRKPHLHRREKEEATPSPPPPAPVHSPSPGGFALSDRPATGTPAPWTSSSLLARISTSKQTDRAGDSGQIQPVHVAEFPQVVRNAQANLLQKNFAGKSMLVGGIDKETSLAWMICGNELFVWSYLAAVAKDCLALEIPSSLVGDKDGKPLSGNQWTVCIMRWHSSGPSTRNSGDMLHRRSSTGVILCNGRTQAIAYWPDIYDESSSKGPVLSLFGQTGTSASDAISGCYRFNSLIAASVPGAAHECIAVASEPTGALWLFQCSPLGIHRRKVHHDTLEDNGTDHSQKNNGGRSLVWLPSNESSEAAEWKFFLLTSHGIQCWGISLLHGINVKILGSQEIVGSDGELGIKKDIAGQKNIWLLDMQIDERGKEFNILVATFCKDRVSGSNYTQYSLLTMLYKSNQKFPSENNVVKCERFLEKKAPAQVIIPKARVEDEEVLFSMRLKTGGKPSGSVIILSGDGKATVAIYWRGSTRLYQFDLPWDAGKVFDASIIPSSEDRDEGAWVVLTEKAGIWAIPEKAVLVGGVEPPERSLSRKGSCNEAVAEEKRRSQAFSASIVPRRVSSEAWSAGDRQRPTLTGVAQQAVVDEEAEMLLNRLFHDFILSGAVHEALQKLRVAGAFEKEGEMNVFVRVSKSIVNTLSKHWTTTREAEFLASTIVSSLAEKRQKHEKFLQFLVLSKCHEELSSKQRAAMLSVMEHGEKLSGMIHLRELQNALSQQSSSTRLSPQSKTPTAGALWNLIQLVGEKARRNTVLLMDRDNAEVFYSRVSDIEDLFYCLSHQLRYIITGEEHPSVQMQRALELSNACVTLVQAALHYRAEYKDWYPSPEGLTTWNSQPVVRSGIWSLASSVMELLRESGSAGMPMKSNLWSQLEGLTDMLLEGYIGLLTAKFERGEDHGVLAQEYCERRDELLGSLYDLAKQIIEAKYQESREGNDNPNLKESIFREVTSPILATAKRHEGYQTLWQICYDISDTVLLRNLMHDSVGPHGGFSFYVFKQLINSRHYAKLLRLGEEFQEELANFLKDRSDLLWLHEICLNQFSTASETLHTCALLSSPGEDVDLTSTRKSMSFVERRRLLYLSKIAATAGKDVDYEVKVAQIDADIRILKLQEEIVQHDPEYAQGKHTSKLLRPSELIEMCMKRGRELSLKAFEVFAWTGSSFRSSNKGLLEACWTNAADQDDWVELSQASVSEGWSDEVIQESLQGMVLFNASRLCYSPDAVVFDGTFEEVLPVRKEDVHARGLEAKCFSVEEVLMQHDTFPDAGKLMMTAVVMGKELSYAAPADEPVDMDS